One genomic window of Muntiacus reevesi chromosome 4, mMunRee1.1, whole genome shotgun sequence includes the following:
- the LRRN1 gene encoding leucine-rich repeat neuronal protein 1, which produces MARVSFVFAAYQMVLSLLMTSLPGSPLQSGECPQLCVCEIRPWFTPQSTYREATTVDCNDLRLTRIPSNLSSDTQVLLLQSNNIAKTVDELQQLFNLTELDFSQNNFTNIKEVGLANLTQLTTLHLEENQITEMNDYCLQDLSNLQELYINHNQISTISANAFSGLKNLLRLHLNSNKLKVIDSRWFDSTPNLEILMIGENPVIGILDMNFKPLSNLRSLVLAGMYLTDIPGNALVGLDSLESLSFYDNKLVKVPQLALQKVPNLKFLDLNKNPIHKIQEGDFKNMLRLKELGINNMGELVSVDRYALDNLPELTKLEATNNPKLSYIHRLAFRSVPALESLMLNNNALNAVYQKTVESLPNLREISIHSNPLRCDCVIHWINSNKTNIRFMEPLSMFCAMPPEYRGQQVKEVLIQDSSEQCLPMISHDTFPNHLNMDIGTTVFLDCRAMAEPEPEIYWVTPLGDKITVETLSDKYKLSSEGTLEISKIQIEDSGRYTCVAQNVEGADTRVAMIKVNGTLLDGTQVLKIYVKQTESHSILVSWKVNSNVMTSNLKWSSATMKIDNPHITYTARVPVDVHEYNLTHLQPSTDYEVCLTVSNIHQQTQKSCVNVTTKNAAFALDISDQETSTALAAVMGSMFAVISLASIAVYIAKRFKRKNYHHSLKKYMQKTSSIPLNELYPPLINLWEGDSEKDKDVIADSKPTQVDTSRSYYMW; this is translated from the coding sequence ATGGCTAGGGTGAGCTTTGTTTTCGCAGCTTACCAGATGGTGCTAAGCTTGCTCATGACTTCATTACCTGGGTCTCCCCTGCAAAGTGGTGAGTGTCCAcaactttgtgtgtgtgaaattagGCCCTGGTTTACCCCTCAGTCAACGTACAGAGAAGCCACCACTGTTGACTGCAATGACCTCCGCCTAACAAGGATTCCCAGCAACCTTTCCAGTGACACTCAAGTGCTTCTCTTACAGAGCAATAACATCGCCAAGACTGTGGATGAGCTACAGCAGCTTTTCAACCTGACGGAGCTAGATTTCTCCCAAAACAACTTTACAAACATTAAGGAGGTTGGGCTGGCAAACCTGACCCAGCTCACCACTCTACATCTGGAGGAAAATCAGATTACGGAAATGAATGATTATTGTCTACAAGACCTCAGCAACCTTCAAGAACTCTACATCAACCATAACCAGATTAGCACTATTTCTGCTAATGCTTTTTCAggcttaaaaaatcttttaaggcTCCACCTGAACTCCAACAAATTGAAAGTGATTGATAGCCGCTGGTTTGATTCCACACCCAACCTGGAAATTCTCATGATTGGGGAAAACCCTGTGATTGGAATTCTGGATATGAACTTCAAACCTCTCTCAAATTTGAGAAGCTTAGTTTTGGCCGGAATGTATCTCACTGATATTCCTGGAAACGCCTTGGTGGGCTTGGATAGCCTCGAGAGTCTGTCATTTTATGATAACAAACTGGTCAAAGTCCCTCAACTTGCCCTGCAAAAAGTTCCTAACTTGAAATTCTTAGACCTCAACAAAAACCCAATCCACAAAATCCAGGAAGGGGACTTCAAAAATATGCTTCGGTTAAAAGAACTGGGGATCAACAATATGGGGGAGCTCGTTTCTGTGGATCGCTATGCCCTGGATAACTTGCCTGAACTCACAAAGTTAGAAGCTACCAATAACCCCAAATTATCTTACATCCACCGCTTGGCTTTTCGAAGTGTTCCTGCCCTAGAGAGCTTGATGTTGAACAACAATGCTCTGAATGCCGTTTATCAAAAGACAGTCGAGTCGCTTCCTAATCTGCGTGAGATCAGTATTCACAGCAATCCCCTGAGGTGTGACTGTGTCATCCACTGGATTAACTCCAACAAGACAAACATCCGCTTCATGGAGCCCTTGTCTATGTTCTGCGCTATGCCGCCTGAATACAGAGGGCAACAGGTAAAGGAAGTGTTAATCCAGGATTCCAGTGAACAGTGCCTCCCAATGATATCTCATGACACATTTCCAAATCATTTAAACATGGACATCGGCACAACGGTTTTCCTAGACTGTCGGGCCATGGCTGAGCCGGAACCTGAAATATACTGGGTCACTCCCCTCGGGGATAAGATAACTGTGGAAACCCTTTCAGATAAATATAAGCTAAGTAGTGAAGGTACATTGGAAATATCTAAAATACAGATTGAAGATTCAGGAAGATACACTTGTGTTGCCCAGAATGTGGAAGGGGCAGACACTCGAGTGGCGATGATTAAGGTTAATGGAACCCTTCTGGATGGTACCCAGGTGCTGAAAATATATGTCAAGCAGACAGAATCTCATTCCATTTTAGTGTCCTGGAAAGTCAATTCCAATGTCATGACGTCAAACTTAAAATGGTCATCTGCCACCATGAAGATTGACAACCCCCACATAACATATACCGCCAGGGTCCCGGTAGATGTTCACGAATACAACCTAACACATCTGCAGCCTTCCACAGATTATGAAGTGTGCCTCACAGTGTCCAATATTCATCAGCAGACTCAAAAGTCGTGTGTTAACGTCACAACCAAAAATGCTGCCTTCGCGCTGGACATTTCTGATCAAGAAACCAGTACAGCCcttgctgcagtcatggggtccaTGTTTGCCGTCATTAGCCTTGCGTCCATTGCTGTGTACATTGCCAAAAGATTTAAGAGGAAAAACTACCATCATTCATTAAAAAAGTATATGCAAAAAACCTCTTCCATCCCACTAAATGAGCTCTACCCACCGCTCATTAACCTCTGGGAAGGTGACAGCGAGAAAGACAAAGATGTTATTGCAGATTCCAAGCCAACCCAAGTTGACACATCCAGAAGCTATTACATGTGGTAA